The following proteins are co-located in the Microcystis wesenbergii NRERC-220 genome:
- a CDS encoding pentapeptide repeat-containing protein codes for MYKLIALTLALSLPLNLSLVGQTEDLNHLQQLLSTRKCPQCDLSGSGLVQSNLVGAKLNGANLVGANLSQANLSGADLSGANLTGASLFGANLTGANLTGAILTGADLRGAYLNNANLDNTKLDTAYVQGAVGIPSSAGTPELFYGLGMVEGKQGRTSAAIENFNKALTINSEYAPAYLARAMAHYRLGQNALAAQDAQMASTLFQQQGNTPGYEAAENFIKGMEIALKPREQGGGNAQLDQMVQGIGSLLLQFVLPALGLF; via the coding sequence ATGTACAAATTGATCGCCCTAACCCTCGCCCTCAGTCTTCCCCTTAACTTGTCCCTAGTTGGTCAGACGGAAGATTTAAACCACCTACAGCAATTATTATCCACCCGAAAATGTCCCCAATGCGATCTGAGCGGTTCGGGGTTAGTGCAATCGAATCTAGTCGGGGCAAAATTAAATGGGGCCAATCTCGTCGGGGCCAATCTTAGTCAAGCTAATTTAAGTGGGGCGGATCTGAGTGGGGCAAATTTAACTGGAGCCTCTCTTTTTGGTGCTAATCTGACTGGAGCGAACCTAACTGGCGCAATCTTGACGGGTGCGGATTTAAGAGGTGCTTATCTCAATAATGCTAACCTCGACAACACCAAACTAGATACTGCATACGTGCAGGGTGCGGTGGGAATTCCCAGTAGTGCCGGTACTCCTGAACTATTCTACGGTCTAGGAATGGTGGAAGGAAAACAGGGACGCACCAGCGCCGCTATAGAAAATTTTAATAAGGCCTTGACAATTAACTCGGAATATGCTCCAGCTTATCTGGCCCGGGCTATGGCTCACTATCGTCTGGGACAAAATGCGCTAGCAGCCCAGGACGCTCAAATGGCTTCGACTCTCTTTCAACAGCAAGGTAACACCCCCGGTTACGAAGCAGCAGAGAATTTTATTAAAGGCATGGAAATCGCCCTAAAACCGCGAGAACAAGGTGGTGGCAACGCTCAATTAGACCAAATGGTGCAGGGGATTGGTTCTCTGCTTTTACAGTTTGTTTTACCCGCTTTGGGACTGTTTTAA
- a CDS encoding RNA recognition motif domain-containing protein, whose protein sequence is MSVRLYVGNLPKESVEREKLQALFADEGDTITTKVIKDRKTGKCRGFAFVTVPSDELADQFIEKYNGQSFMENPIKIEKALPRSKGGKEEGEEAEGPEASVETPEKVERPTPKPTTAAPRKSSGGGGGKKRKAERGGNNAPKVTSDGDALQPDPRWANELAKLKEMLAAQATNP, encoded by the coding sequence ATGTCCGTTCGTCTATACGTTGGTAATTTGCCCAAAGAATCCGTAGAGCGCGAAAAATTACAGGCGCTTTTTGCCGATGAAGGGGATACGATCACTACTAAAGTCATCAAAGACCGCAAAACTGGCAAATGTCGCGGTTTTGCCTTCGTTACCGTCCCTAGCGATGAACTAGCCGACCAGTTTATCGAAAAATACAACGGTCAATCCTTCATGGAAAACCCGATCAAAATCGAGAAAGCTCTCCCCCGCAGCAAGGGAGGTAAAGAAGAAGGAGAAGAAGCAGAAGGGCCGGAGGCCAGCGTAGAAACCCCAGAAAAAGTCGAAAGACCAACTCCGAAACCGACGACGGCAGCACCGCGCAAATCCAGTGGCGGTGGTGGCGGCAAAAAACGCAAGGCTGAACGGGGTGGCAATAATGCCCCGAAAGTTACCAGCGATGGTGACGCTTTACAGCCAGATCCCCGTTGGGCCAATGAATTGGCTAAACTCAAGGAAATGTTAGCAGCTCAGGCCACTAACCCCTAA
- the recF gene encoding DNA replication/repair protein RecF (All proteins in this family for which functions are known are DNA-binding proteins that assist the filamentation of RecA onto DNA for the initiation of recombination or recombinational repair.), with the protein MYLEHLHLHSFRNYAEQLLKFESKKTILLGNNAQGKSNLLEAIELLATLKSHRVSKDRDLVLESDSEARIFARVNRLYGASELSLILRSSGRRTVIRDRQPLRRHLDFLGVINAVQFSSLDLDLVRGGPEARRDWLDTLLIQLEPLYVHILQQYNQVLRQRNALLKEIRKQELEGKVYGDLSQLKLWDLQLAETGSRVTRRRARVLQRLIPLAQKWHESISGKTELLELQYIPNVPWVEDDVNGVQRAFLDKIETRRLAEKQLGTSVVGPHRDEVDFLINQNPAKSYGSQGQQRTLVLALKLAELQLLEQIIGEPPLLLLDDVLAELDIERQNQLLDAIEDRFQTLITTTHLSSFESRWLQSSQIFSVKKGHIFY; encoded by the coding sequence ATGTATCTAGAACACCTGCACCTTCACAGTTTTAGAAATTATGCCGAACAGTTGCTAAAATTCGAGTCCAAAAAAACAATATTATTGGGCAATAATGCTCAGGGAAAATCCAATTTACTAGAAGCGATCGAACTTTTGGCGACTCTCAAGAGCCATCGAGTCAGCAAGGATCGGGATCTGGTGCTAGAATCGGACTCAGAGGCGAGAATTTTTGCTAGGGTTAATCGTCTTTATGGCGCATCAGAATTAAGTTTAATTCTCCGTTCTTCCGGTCGTCGCACCGTGATCCGTGACCGTCAACCCCTGCGCCGTCATCTCGATTTTTTGGGCGTGATTAATGCGGTACAATTTTCTAGTCTCGATCTGGATTTAGTGCGCGGTGGTCCGGAAGCTCGCCGAGATTGGTTAGATACTTTGTTAATTCAATTAGAACCCCTATACGTTCATATTTTACAGCAATATAATCAGGTTTTACGACAAAGGAATGCCCTCTTAAAAGAGATTCGTAAACAGGAATTAGAGGGGAAAGTTTATGGAGATTTATCCCAACTAAAACTCTGGGATTTACAACTAGCAGAAACCGGTTCAAGAGTAACGAGAAGAAGGGCGAGAGTCCTGCAAAGATTAATTCCTTTAGCCCAAAAATGGCACGAAAGTATTAGCGGAAAAACCGAACTTTTAGAATTACAATATATTCCCAATGTGCCTTGGGTAGAAGATGATGTCAATGGGGTACAAAGGGCTTTTTTAGATAAGATTGAAACCCGTCGTTTGGCAGAGAAACAACTAGGGACATCGGTAGTCGGTCCGCACCGGGATGAAGTGGATTTTTTAATTAACCAAAACCCCGCTAAATCCTACGGTTCCCAAGGACAACAAAGAACCTTAGTTTTAGCCTTGAAATTAGCGGAATTACAGTTATTAGAGCAGATTATCGGGGAACCTCCCCTACTACTCCTCGATGATGTTTTAGCGGAATTAGATATCGAACGACAAAATCAATTATTAGATGCGATCGAAGACCGTTTTCAAACTTTAATTACCACCACTCATCTCAGTTCTTTTGAGTCCCGTTGGTTGCAATCTTCCCAGATATTTTCTGTCAAAAAGGGGCATATTTTTTATTAG
- the rpiA gene encoding ribose-5-phosphate isomerase RpiA: MTAIDPVIIMKQEVGKAAANLVQSNSVVGLGTGSTTAYAIEYLGARLQSGEISNIVGVPTSFQAQVLARKYGIPLTTLDVIVKMDIAIDGADEVDPQKNLIKGGGAAHTQEKIVDSLADIFVVVVDGNKLVDKLGSTFLLPVEVLPMAMTPVMLKLEALGGKPSLRMGVKKAGPVVTDQGNLVIDVKFDSIDDPADLERTINNMPGVLENGLFVGVADLILVGEIIDGKPVVREIR, encoded by the coding sequence ATGACAGCAATCGATCCGGTCATTATCATGAAACAGGAGGTCGGTAAGGCCGCCGCTAATCTAGTTCAATCTAATTCAGTCGTGGGATTGGGAACTGGTTCAACGACGGCCTACGCGATCGAATATCTGGGCGCTAGACTGCAAAGCGGGGAAATCAGCAATATTGTCGGGGTTCCCACTTCTTTTCAAGCGCAAGTTTTGGCCAGGAAGTACGGAATTCCCCTCACTACCCTCGATGTCATCGTGAAGATGGATATCGCTATCGATGGGGCCGATGAGGTGGATCCCCAGAAAAACCTGATTAAAGGTGGCGGTGCTGCCCATACTCAGGAGAAAATTGTCGATAGTCTCGCCGATATTTTCGTCGTGGTAGTGGATGGCAATAAGCTGGTGGATAAGCTGGGATCGACTTTTCTTTTGCCGGTGGAAGTGTTACCCATGGCCATGACTCCGGTGATGCTGAAATTGGAGGCCCTCGGTGGTAAACCTTCCCTCCGCATGGGAGTGAAAAAAGCCGGCCCCGTGGTGACAGATCAAGGCAATTTAGTTATCGATGTTAAATTTGATAGTATCGATGATCCGGCTGATTTGGAAAGAACTATTAATAATATGCCGGGGGTTTTAGAAAATGGTTTATTTGTCGGGGTTGCTGATCTGATTCTCGTCGGTGAAATTATCGACGGTAAGCCGGTAGTCCGCGAGATTAGGTAG
- a CDS encoding ArsR/SmtB family transcription factor — protein sequence MAIEKIAPVCGESHHQGGKFQHLQGLELEKAQKMAEFFSLLGDANRLRILSLLAKQELCVCDLADDLGMSESAVSHQLRTLRALRLVKYQKQGRRVFYRLADHHVLDLYYAVSEHLEEPADED from the coding sequence ATGGCCATAGAGAAAATAGCACCGGTTTGTGGGGAATCCCATCACCAAGGGGGGAAATTCCAGCACTTGCAGGGATTAGAACTAGAAAAAGCCCAAAAAATGGCCGAATTTTTCAGCCTTTTGGGGGATGCCAACCGCCTAAGAATTCTATCGCTTTTAGCCAAACAGGAATTATGTGTTTGTGACTTAGCCGACGACTTAGGGATGAGTGAATCGGCCGTATCGCACCAGTTAAGAACCCTAAGAGCCTTAAGATTAGTTAAATACCAAAAACAGGGACGGAGAGTCTTTTATCGCCTTGCCGATCATCATGTTCTTGACCTTTATTATGCGGTCTCGGAACATTTAGAAGAGCCAGCGGACGAGGATTAA
- a CDS encoding NblA/ycf18 family protein, whose amino-acid sequence MSQPIELSLEQQFNIRSFQTQVEKMSQEQAQDFLIKLYEQMMVRENMYKAFLKHQWGLDSNPWAPQ is encoded by the coding sequence ATGTCTCAACCGATCGAACTTTCCTTAGAACAACAGTTCAACATTCGTTCTTTTCAGACTCAGGTAGAAAAAATGAGTCAGGAGCAAGCGCAGGATTTCCTGATCAAGCTCTACGAACAAATGATGGTCAGAGAAAATATGTACAAAGCTTTTCTCAAACACCAGTGGGGTCTAGATTCTAATCCCTGGGCCCCCCAGTAA
- a CDS encoding metallothionein — protein MIAVTTMKCACESCLCVVSIADAIEKNDKYYCCQACADGHVNEKGCGHKGCGCG, from the coding sequence ATGATCGCTGTCACCACCATGAAGTGTGCTTGTGAATCCTGTTTGTGTGTAGTATCGATCGCCGATGCCATCGAAAAAAACGATAAATACTACTGTTGCCAAGCTTGTGCCGATGGTCACGTTAACGAGAAAGGCTGTGGACACAAGGGCTGTGGTTGCGGTTAA
- a CDS encoding DUF2808 domain-containing protein produces the protein MKIPFLPLKQIESLYKLALIAILAFDASVSLAGQFPDGRIFFESSPTLVNFFATFQSVRTWGAKYYLTIALPPSLGAPLGKVTLQQQPNIQTIAFLLDQTFAFLGDRNQRGEKLTLKSTTFDPKTKTITVIFDPPVPPGNTVSIGLKPVRNPDYGGVYQFGITAYPPGENSPGLDLGVGRLAIYEAGDRW, from the coding sequence TTGAAAATTCCTTTTTTGCCTTTAAAACAGATTGAAAGTCTGTATAAGCTCGCTTTGATTGCTATACTCGCTTTTGATGCTTCTGTTTCCCTCGCAGGACAATTTCCCGATGGCAGAATATTTTTTGAGAGTTCTCCCACTCTGGTTAATTTCTTCGCTACTTTCCAATCCGTGCGTACTTGGGGGGCAAAATACTATCTTACCATCGCTCTACCGCCGTCCCTCGGGGCGCCCTTGGGCAAAGTAACCCTACAACAGCAGCCTAATATTCAAACTATTGCTTTTCTTCTCGATCAAACCTTTGCTTTTCTTGGCGATCGCAATCAGCGAGGCGAAAAATTAACCCTAAAATCCACTACCTTTGACCCCAAGACTAAGACGATCACGGTCATTTTTGATCCTCCTGTCCCCCCCGGTAATACCGTTTCCATCGGTCTGAAACCAGTACGAAATCCCGATTATGGTGGTGTCTATCAGTTTGGAATTACTGCTTATCCCCCCGGAGAGAATTCCCCCGGATTAGATCTAGGAGTCGGACGTTTAGCAATTTATGAGGCTGGCGATCGCTGGTAG